A stretch of Electrophorus electricus isolate fEleEle1 chromosome 3, fEleEle1.pri, whole genome shotgun sequence DNA encodes these proteins:
- the slc25a55a gene encoding solute carrier family 25 member 55a isoform X2 → MSQQQISLPAKLINGGIAGIVGVTCVFPIDLAKTRLQNQRKGQQVYKNLLDCLVKTVQSEGYFGMYRGAAVNLTLVTPEKAIKLAANDYFRHHLSKDGKGLTVFKEMVAGCAAGMCQVIITTPMEMLKIQLQDAGRLAAQQRIPGIRASGKLAPTAAVLSRSYNTGPSSPARAISATQIARELLHAQGIQGLYKGLGATIMRDVPFSIVYFPLFANLNRLGKHSEDDMVPFYWSFISGCVAGSTAAVAVNPCDVVKTRLQSLSKGSNEETYTGVLDCVSKIMKREGPSAFLKGAGCRALVIAPLFGIAQVMYFIGVGEFILGQSPFKLYNP, encoded by the exons ATGTCTCAACAACAGATCAG CCTTCCAGCCAAGCTAATCAATGGTGGCATTGCTGGCATTGTTGGGGTTACTTGTGTATTCCCCATTGACCTGGCCAAGACCCGTCTTCAGAATCAGAGAAAAGGTCAACAGGTCTACAAGAACCT GCTGGATTGTCTTGTCAAAACAGTACAATCAGAGGGGTATTTTGGCATGTACAGAG gTGCTGCAGTCAATCTTACACTCGTGACACCTGAAAAGGCCATCAAGCTGGCAGCCAACGACTACTTCCGACATCACCTCTCTAAAGATGG GAAGGGGTTGACTGTATTTAAAGAAATGGTGGCAGGATGTGCTGCAGGCATGTGCCAGGTCATCATTACTACTCCCATGGAGATGCTAAAAATTCAGCTACAGGATGCTGGAAGATTAG CTGCCCAGCAGAGAATCCCTGGTATCCGGGCCTCAGGTAAACTGGCTCCAACTGCCGCAGTGCTAAGCCGGTCCTATAACACCGGGCCAAGCTCACCTGCAAGAGCCATCTCTGCAACGCAGATTGCCAGAGAGTTGTTGCATGCTCAGGGCATCCAGGGTCTCTACAAGGGCCTAGGTGCTACAATCATGAG AGATGTGCCCTTCTCCATTGTCTACTTCCCTCTTTTTGCTAACCTGAACCGATTGGGTAAGCACTCAGAAGACGACATGGTGCCGTTTTATTGGTCCTTCATTTCTGGCTGTGTTGCTGGCTCTACCGCTGCTGTTGCGGTTAACCCATGTGATG TGGTGAAAACCCGGCTGCAATCCCTTAGCAAAGGCAGCAATGAGGAGACTTACACTGGTGTTCTCGACTGTGTGAG TAAGATAATGAAGCGGGAAGGGCCATCTGCTTTCCTCAAAGGGGCAGGCTGCAGGGCTCTTGTCATTGCACCTCTTTTTGGCATCGCCCAAGTCATGTACTTTATTGGTGTTGGAGAATTCATTTTAGGCCAGAGCCCCTTTAAACTCTACAATCCTTGA
- the slc25a55a gene encoding solute carrier family 25 member 55a isoform X1 has protein sequence MVALLALLGLLVYSPLTWPRPVFRIREKVNRSTRTCWIVLSKQYNQRGILACTETWLPAGIVKASRLRRSHAGGAAVNLTLVTPEKAIKLAANDYFRHHLSKDGKGLTVFKEMVAGCAAGMCQVIITTPMEMLKIQLQDAGRLAAQQRIPGIRASGKLAPTAAVLSRSYNTGPSSPARAISATQIARELLHAQGIQGLYKGLGATIMRDVPFSIVYFPLFANLNRLGKHSEDDMVPFYWSFISGCVAGSTAAVAVNPCDVVKTRLQSLSKGSNEETYTGVLDCVSKIMKREGPSAFLKGAGCRALVIAPLFGIAQVMYFIGVGEFILGQSPFKLYNP, from the exons ATGGTGGCATTGCTGGCATTGTTGGGGTTACTTGTGTATTCCCCATTGACCTGGCCAAGACCCGTCTTCAGAATCAGAGAAAAGGTCAACAGGTCTACAAGAACCT GCTGGATTGTCTTGTCAAAACAGTACAATCAGAGGGGTATTTTGGCATGTACAGAG aCGTGGCTCCCCGCTGGGATAGTGAAGGCTAGCCGATTAAGGCGCAGCCACGCTGGAG gTGCTGCAGTCAATCTTACACTCGTGACACCTGAAAAGGCCATCAAGCTGGCAGCCAACGACTACTTCCGACATCACCTCTCTAAAGATGG GAAGGGGTTGACTGTATTTAAAGAAATGGTGGCAGGATGTGCTGCAGGCATGTGCCAGGTCATCATTACTACTCCCATGGAGATGCTAAAAATTCAGCTACAGGATGCTGGAAGATTAG CTGCCCAGCAGAGAATCCCTGGTATCCGGGCCTCAGGTAAACTGGCTCCAACTGCCGCAGTGCTAAGCCGGTCCTATAACACCGGGCCAAGCTCACCTGCAAGAGCCATCTCTGCAACGCAGATTGCCAGAGAGTTGTTGCATGCTCAGGGCATCCAGGGTCTCTACAAGGGCCTAGGTGCTACAATCATGAG AGATGTGCCCTTCTCCATTGTCTACTTCCCTCTTTTTGCTAACCTGAACCGATTGGGTAAGCACTCAGAAGACGACATGGTGCCGTTTTATTGGTCCTTCATTTCTGGCTGTGTTGCTGGCTCTACCGCTGCTGTTGCGGTTAACCCATGTGATG TGGTGAAAACCCGGCTGCAATCCCTTAGCAAAGGCAGCAATGAGGAGACTTACACTGGTGTTCTCGACTGTGTGAG TAAGATAATGAAGCGGGAAGGGCCATCTGCTTTCCTCAAAGGGGCAGGCTGCAGGGCTCTTGTCATTGCACCTCTTTTTGGCATCGCCCAAGTCATGTACTTTATTGGTGTTGGAGAATTCATTTTAGGCCAGAGCCCCTTTAAACTCTACAATCCTTGA
- the tshba gene encoding thyroid stimulating hormone subunit beta a codes for MPGLVLVTSILGLLVKMAMPMCIPTAYTLYIEKPECDYCVAVNTTICMGFCFSRDSNIKELVGPRFLIQRSCTYEEVEYRTAVLPACAPHADPHFTYPVAGRCHCSTCNTRSDECVHKAGHAAAKCSKPVRHLYADPAASDHTQLFE; via the exons ATGCCTGGTCTGGTGTTAGTGACTAGTATACTAGGCCTTCTCGTAAAGATGGCCATGCCTATGTGCATCCCAACAGCATACACTCTGTACATAGAGAAGCCAGAGTGTGACTACTGTGTGGCTGTGAACACCACCATCTGTATGGGCTTCTGTTTTTCCAGG GACAGTAATATAAAGGAGCTGGTTGGGCCACGCTTCCTGATCCAGAGAAGCTGCACCTATGAGGAGGTGGAGTACCGCACCGCTGTTCTCCCTGCCTGCGCGCCGCACGCAGATCCTCACTTCACCTACCCCGTTGCTGGCCGCTGCCACTGCAGCACGTGTAACACGCGCAGTGACGAGTGTGTCCACAAAGCCGGCCATGCAGCAGCCAAATGCTCTAAGCCGGTACGACATTTGTACGCCGACCCTGCGGCGAGTGACCACACCCAGCTGTTTGAGTAA
- the slc5a8l gene encoding sodium-coupled monocarboxylate transporter 1 encodes MPVGGGAVAIFSVWDYVVFAAMVLGAAVIGLFQAIRGRKGSSSTEFLLGGRQMTAVPVAMSLTASFMSGITVIGTPSEAYIYGTPFWLFAFSYTIMSTISAEIFVPLFYRLGITSTYEYLEMRFNKLIRVIGTSMYIVQTALYTGMVIYAPALALNQITGLDLWGVLVATGVVCIVYCTLGGLKAVIWTDVFQMVIMLSGFMAVITQGAVLQGGFGRIWDDNYKGGRLDTFSFDPDPLRRHSFWTIVVGGSVMWTSMYAINQSQVQRYISCRTMTHAKMSLYVNMVGLWVTVSLAMFTGLTMYSIYKDCDPLTNKDVGASDQLLPYLVMDILAEYPGVPGLFVAAAYSGTLSTVSSSINALVAVTVEDFVKPMWPSLMEKQVSWINMGLSVFFGGLCIAMAAIASLMGGILQAALSIFGIISGPLLGLFLMGMFFRCANSTGGLVGLITGLIITLWVGIGAQVYPPLPTKTKPLPLSVAGCDADEINITTALPAWSSSVLPTSDPSVRPVLANSWYSLSYLYFCPLGMLATMTIGLIISTISGGNKQEMIRQELFIQKGDFICFRCSKDTENPDSNLIEKVESDNTYGLDNPHFSDMELDIKEKDQDKITKL; translated from the exons ATGCCTGTGGGTGGAGGTGCTGTGGCTATCTTCTCTGTCTGGGACTATGTGGTGTTTGCTGCCATGGTCCTGGGAGCAGCCGTCATTGGCCTCTTCCAGGCCATCCGTGGACGTAAGGGGAGCAGCAGTACCGAGTTTCTACTGGGTGGGAGGCAAATGACAGCTGTGCCAGTCGCCATGTCACTCACCGCCAGCTTCATGTCAGGGATTACTGTGATAGGCACTCCATCTGAGGCATACATCTACGGCACTCCATTCTGGCTTTTCGCCTTTTCCTACACCATCATGTCCACCATCAGCGCGGAGATCTTCGTACCCCTTTTCTACCGTCTGGGCATCACTAGCACATACGAG tACTTGGAGATGCGTTTCAATAAACTTATTCGAGTGATTGGAACATCTATGTACATAGTCCAGACA GCTTTGTACACAGGCATGGTCATCTATGCCCCTGCTCTTGCACTAAATCAAA TCACCGGTCTGGACCTCTGGGGTGTGCTGGTAGCCACAGGGGTTGTCTGCATTGTCTATTGCACTCTG GGAGGTCTGAAAGCGGTGATATGGACAGATGTTTTCCAGATGGTGATTATGCTCTCTGGCTTTATGGCGGTCATCACTCAAGGGGCTGTGCTCCAAGGAGGCTTTGGAAGAATCTGGGATGACAACTATAAAGGTGGACGCCTAGACACTTTTAG TTTTGATCCAGATCCTTTGAGGCGGCACAGTTTTTGGACTATTGTTGTTGGTGGCAGTGTGATGTGGACATCAATGTATGCCATTAACCAATCACAGGTGCAACGCTATATTTCCTGTCGAACTATGACTCATGCTAAAAT GTCTCTGTATGTGAACATGGTCGGATTATGGGTCACTGTGAGCTTAGCCATGTTCACTGGCCTCACCATGTACTCCATCTATAAAGACTGTGATCCTCTTACTAACAAAGATGTTGGTGCTTCAGACCAG CTGCTGCCATACCTGGTGATGGACATTCTAGCAGAATATCCAGGTGTTCCTGGATTGTTTGTTGCAGCTGCATACAGTGGAACATTGAG TACTGTGTCATCCAGCATTAACGCTCTGGTGGCAGTCACTGTGGAGGACTTTGTGAAGCCTATGTGGCCTAGCCTAATGGAGAAACAGGTATCCTGGATTAACATGGGACTGA gtgTGTTCTTTGGGGGATTGTGCATTGCTATGGCAGCCATTGCTTCCCTAATGGGGGGTATATTGCAG GCTGCTTTGTCCATATTTGGTATAATTAGTGGACCTCTCCTGGGCCTGTTTCTAATGGGCATGTTTTTCCGCTGCGCTAATTCCACT GGAGGTCTGGTTGGCTTGATCACAGGACTGATAATAACACTGTGGGTAGGCATTGGTGCTCAGGTGTACCCTCCTCTACCCACTAAGACCAAACCACTGCCCCTCAGTGTAGCTGGATGTGATGCTGATGAGATAAATATAACTACTGCACTGCCAGCATGGTCCAGCTCAGTCCTACCAACCTCAGACCCAAG TGTAAGACCAGTTCTTGCAAACTCCTGGTATTCTCTATCCTACCTGTACTTCTGTCCTCTGGGCATGCTGGCAACCATGACCATCGGGCTAATAATTAGTACCATCTCAG GGGGCAATAAACAGGAGATGATACGGCAAGAGCTGTTTATCCAAAAGGGAGACTTCATATGCTTTAGATGCAGTAAAGACACTGAG AATCCTGACTCAAACTTGATTGAGAAGGTAGAGTCAGACAATACTTATGGACTGGACAACCCACACTTTAGTGATATGGAACTGGATATAAAAGAGAAGGATCAAGATAAGATCACCAAGCTCTAG